CCGTCGTGAACCGAGTTGTGGGGATTTGCTTTTAGCAGATCCATGTATTCTAGTCTTTTAGCTATCTTTTTCTTGTCGCCGTGACAGGACATACAGCCTTTATCGCCTATGGATTTAAATTTACTAGCGTCGTTTCCTTGTCCTTCGTGACAATCAAGACAGGTGAAGCTTAGTTTCTCGTGATGAGGTTTTAAAGGGTGTTTGGCTCGCAGTTCATCGGTGACGTTAAGAT
This is a stretch of genomic DNA from Campylobacter showae CSUNSWCD. It encodes these proteins:
- a CDS encoding cytochrome c3 family protein, yielding MKHKAFLALCASMLLCSFAFSEGAPSAKITSLADLNVTDELRAKHPLKPHHEKLSFTCLDCHEGQGNDASKFKSIGDKGCMSCHGDKKKIAKRLEYMDLLKANPHNSVHDGPTLYCDECHNEHKKSTNMCTECHEHEVPQWMGVTP